One window from the genome of Scatophagus argus isolate fScaArg1 chromosome 13, fScaArg1.pri, whole genome shotgun sequence encodes:
- the LOC124068882 gene encoding CPD photolyase isoform X1, whose amino-acid sequence MLHYIWRNSSFFFTPGSFLRLIAHSKQKPISSCLSKSLTSQTIMSGKKRKATSAAKESSAKQQKLAPMKEEKGEKKERAGGDEEMEFNTKRLRFISDTEKMKQGSEGVLYWMFRDHRVQDNWALIHAQQLAVKEHLPLHVCVCLLVPKSELSTLRHYSFMMKGLEEVAKECKTLDIQFHLLHGSAGEVLPGFVTTHSLGAVVTDFSPLREPLQWLEDVKKKLPKDIPLMQVDAHNIVPCWVASPKLEYAARTIRGKITKVLPEFLTDFPLVEKHPYKATRTAKPVDWDKTLDSLQIDRSVGEPQWAKPGTKAGMAMLESFIDVRLKLFDTQRNNPNVAALSQLSPWIRFGHLSAQRVALQVQRSGKKTGLSVSSFIEELVVRRELTDNFCFYNKKYDSVEGAYEWAQKTLKDHAKDERPYIYTREQLEKAKTHDKLWNAAQYQMVTEGKMHGFLRMYWAKKILEWTSSPKEALSIALYLNDRYELDGQDPNGFVGCMWSICGIHDQGWAERPIFGKIRYMNYKGCLRKFDVPQFERKYCPKNP is encoded by the exons ATGTTGCACTACATTTGGAGGAA CTcgtcttttttctttacaccaGGGTCATTCTTGAGGCTCATTGCCCACAGCAAGCAGAAACCCATCTCATCCTGCTTGTCTAAGTCACTCACCAGTCAAACCATCATGTCTGGCAAAAAACGCAAGGCAACATCTGCTGCTAAGGAATCCAGTGCCAAACAGCAAAAGTTGGCTCccatgaaggaggagaagggggagaagaaggagagagccGGGGGAGATGAGGAGATGGAGTTCAACACAAAGCGCCTTCGTTTTATATCTGACACTGAGAAGATGAAGCAGGGCTCAGAGGGTGTCCTGTACTGGATGTTCAGAGACCACAGAGTGCAAG ATAACTGGGCATTGATCCATGCTCAGCAGCTTGCTGTGAAGGAGCACCTTCctcttcatgtctgtgtgtgcctgcttgTCCCAAAATCAGAACTGTCCACTCTGAGGCATTACAGCTTCATGATGAAAGGCCTGGAGGAAGTTGCAAAG GAATGCAAAACCTTAGACATCCAGTTCCACTTGCTGCATGGTTCAGCAGGTGAAGTTCTCCCTGGATTTGTGACCACCCACAGCCTGGGGGCTGTGGTCACAGACTTCTCCCCCCTCAGAGAGCCACTGCAGTGGTTGGAAGACGTCAAAAAGAAGCTTCCAAAGGACATTCCTTTAATGcag GTCGATGCCCACAATATTGTTCCCTGCTGGGTAGCATCCCCTAAACTTGAGTATGCTGCCAGGACCATCAGAGGAAAAATCACCAAAGTTTTGCCAGAGTTCCTCACAGATTTTCCTCTGGTGGAGAAACACCCCTACAAAGCAACAAGAACTGCCAAA CCAGTAGACTGGGACAAAACCCTAGACTCGCTGCAGATTGACAGATCAGTCGGAGAACCGCAGTGGGCTAAGCCAGGCACCAAAGCAGGGATGGCCATGCTGGAGTCCTTCATTGATGTACGCCTTAAACTGTTTGACACCCAGCGCAACAACCCAAATGTCGCCGCCCTCAGCCAGCTCTCCCCCTGGATCCGCTTCG GCCACCTGTCAGCCCAACGGGTGGCGCTGCAGGTTCAGCGCAGTGGGAAGAAGACAGGTCTGTCCGTCTCCTCCTTCATTGAGGAACTGGTGGTGCGCAGAGAGCTGACTGACAACTTCTGCTTCTACAACAAGAAATACGACAGCGTGGAGG GTGCATATGAGTGGGCTCAGAAGACCTTGAAAGATCATGCTAAAGACGAGAGGCCATATATCTACACGCGTGAACAGCTGGAGAAAGCAAAGACACACGACAAACTCTGGAACGCTGCTCAG TACCAGATGGTCACTGAGGGGAAGATGCACGGTTTCTTGAGGATGTACTGGGCCAAAAAGATTTTGGAGTGGACTTCTTCGCCCAAGGAGGCGCTCTCAATCGCTCTTTACCTGAACGATCGTTATGAGCTGGACGGGCAGGACCCTAACGGGTTTGTTG GATGTATGTGGTCTATATGTGGCATCCACGACCAAGGCTGGGCAGAGAGGCCCATTTTTGGAAAGATCCGCTACATGAACTACAAAGGCTGCCTTCGGAAGTTTGACGTACCCCAGTTTGAGCGAAAGTACTGTCCTAAAAACCCTTGA
- the LOC124068882 gene encoding CPD photolyase isoform X2 → MSGKKRKATSAAKESSAKQQKLAPMKEEKGEKKERAGGDEEMEFNTKRLRFISDTEKMKQGSEGVLYWMFRDHRVQDNWALIHAQQLAVKEHLPLHVCVCLLVPKSELSTLRHYSFMMKGLEEVAKECKTLDIQFHLLHGSAGEVLPGFVTTHSLGAVVTDFSPLREPLQWLEDVKKKLPKDIPLMQVDAHNIVPCWVASPKLEYAARTIRGKITKVLPEFLTDFPLVEKHPYKATRTAKPVDWDKTLDSLQIDRSVGEPQWAKPGTKAGMAMLESFIDVRLKLFDTQRNNPNVAALSQLSPWIRFGHLSAQRVALQVQRSGKKTGLSVSSFIEELVVRRELTDNFCFYNKKYDSVEGAYEWAQKTLKDHAKDERPYIYTREQLEKAKTHDKLWNAAQYQMVTEGKMHGFLRMYWAKKILEWTSSPKEALSIALYLNDRYELDGQDPNGFVGCMWSICGIHDQGWAERPIFGKIRYMNYKGCLRKFDVPQFERKYCPKNP, encoded by the exons ATGTCTGGCAAAAAACGCAAGGCAACATCTGCTGCTAAGGAATCCAGTGCCAAACAGCAAAAGTTGGCTCccatgaaggaggagaagggggagaagaaggagagagccGGGGGAGATGAGGAGATGGAGTTCAACACAAAGCGCCTTCGTTTTATATCTGACACTGAGAAGATGAAGCAGGGCTCAGAGGGTGTCCTGTACTGGATGTTCAGAGACCACAGAGTGCAAG ATAACTGGGCATTGATCCATGCTCAGCAGCTTGCTGTGAAGGAGCACCTTCctcttcatgtctgtgtgtgcctgcttgTCCCAAAATCAGAACTGTCCACTCTGAGGCATTACAGCTTCATGATGAAAGGCCTGGAGGAAGTTGCAAAG GAATGCAAAACCTTAGACATCCAGTTCCACTTGCTGCATGGTTCAGCAGGTGAAGTTCTCCCTGGATTTGTGACCACCCACAGCCTGGGGGCTGTGGTCACAGACTTCTCCCCCCTCAGAGAGCCACTGCAGTGGTTGGAAGACGTCAAAAAGAAGCTTCCAAAGGACATTCCTTTAATGcag GTCGATGCCCACAATATTGTTCCCTGCTGGGTAGCATCCCCTAAACTTGAGTATGCTGCCAGGACCATCAGAGGAAAAATCACCAAAGTTTTGCCAGAGTTCCTCACAGATTTTCCTCTGGTGGAGAAACACCCCTACAAAGCAACAAGAACTGCCAAA CCAGTAGACTGGGACAAAACCCTAGACTCGCTGCAGATTGACAGATCAGTCGGAGAACCGCAGTGGGCTAAGCCAGGCACCAAAGCAGGGATGGCCATGCTGGAGTCCTTCATTGATGTACGCCTTAAACTGTTTGACACCCAGCGCAACAACCCAAATGTCGCCGCCCTCAGCCAGCTCTCCCCCTGGATCCGCTTCG GCCACCTGTCAGCCCAACGGGTGGCGCTGCAGGTTCAGCGCAGTGGGAAGAAGACAGGTCTGTCCGTCTCCTCCTTCATTGAGGAACTGGTGGTGCGCAGAGAGCTGACTGACAACTTCTGCTTCTACAACAAGAAATACGACAGCGTGGAGG GTGCATATGAGTGGGCTCAGAAGACCTTGAAAGATCATGCTAAAGACGAGAGGCCATATATCTACACGCGTGAACAGCTGGAGAAAGCAAAGACACACGACAAACTCTGGAACGCTGCTCAG TACCAGATGGTCACTGAGGGGAAGATGCACGGTTTCTTGAGGATGTACTGGGCCAAAAAGATTTTGGAGTGGACTTCTTCGCCCAAGGAGGCGCTCTCAATCGCTCTTTACCTGAACGATCGTTATGAGCTGGACGGGCAGGACCCTAACGGGTTTGTTG GATGTATGTGGTCTATATGTGGCATCCACGACCAAGGCTGGGCAGAGAGGCCCATTTTTGGAAAGATCCGCTACATGAACTACAAAGGCTGCCTTCGGAAGTTTGACGTACCCCAGTTTGAGCGAAAGTACTGTCCTAAAAACCCTTGA
- the LOC124068883 gene encoding UAP56-interacting factor-like, protein MNKDDFTRGRGRKPAVPDKVDMSLDDIIRLNKKEQQLKRRQATVNRRPVKKKGRLTQGKGVSSRVAGAALRGGGVPRGGTAPKLKNRRVPPPPGRRRGQGVITGLAARRPAALLKRVGTFSRAAVNQKTRQKTKPFIQRPETQYRKPEVQRRPYRQPDPQRGQNATSVRRPFQLQRRPLPTIQQTQREARQATFLFRRGLKIQAQVQKPNPRTPPVRTRQWRTSAASSGILTVSIDNPTARTQPEPPTAWTLHPPAATSAPVRVETVEKKIPKGVPLQFDINSVGKPQTSMTLNERFRILKDRRAATAQSTRGSRFVTVG, encoded by the exons ATGAACAAAGATGATTTCACACGAGGGCGGGGGAGGAAACCAGCGGTTCCCGATAAAGTCGACATGTCGTTAG ATGACATCATTCGgttaaacaaaaaagagcaacagTTAAAAAGGAGACAGGCCACTGTGAACCGCCGACCAGTCAAGAAGAAAGGCCGTTTGACCCAAGGAAAGGGAGTTTCGTCAAGGGTCGCTGGAGCAGCCCTGAGAG GAGGTGGCGTACCTCGAGGTGGAACAGCAcctaaattaaaaaacagaaggGTCCCTCCACCACCGGGTCGTCGACGGGGTCAAGGAGTTATCACAGGACTGGCAGCCAGGAGGCCAGCTGCCCTGCTGAAACGAGTCGGCACATTTAGCAGAGCAGCAGTCAACCAG aaaacaagacagaaaacaaaacccttCATCCAGCGCCCTGAAACCCAGTACAGGAAGCCAGAGGTTCAGAGGCGGCCGTATAGGCAGCCGGATCCACAGAGAGGCCAGAATGCAACATCAGTCAGGAGACCATTTCAGCTTCAGCGACG ACCGCTGCCAACTATCCAGCAGACTCAGAGGGAAGCGCGCCAGGCCACATTTCTTTTTCGCAGAGGACTTAAG ATACAAGCCCAGGTGCAAAAACCAAATCCTCGCACTCCTCCGGTCAGAACTCGCCA GTGGCGCACGTCAGCAGCCAGCAGCGGAATCCTGACTGTCTCAATTGACAACCCCACAGCCAGGACTCAGCCTGA ACCTCCCACTGCTTGGACCCTGCATCCCCCAGCTGCCACCTCTGCTCCTGTCAGGGTGGAAACGGTGGAGAAGAAAATACCAAAAGGAGTGCCTCTGCAATTCGACATCAACAGTGTTGGGAAACCG CAAACATCGATGACCCTGAATGAGCGATTTCGTATCCTAAAAGATCGGCGTGCCGCCACAGCACAAAGCACTAGAGGCAGCCGATTTGTTACTGTGGGTTAG